A part of Salmo trutta chromosome 15, fSalTru1.1, whole genome shotgun sequence genomic DNA contains:
- the LOC115149486 gene encoding uncharacterized protein LOC115149486 has product MVPPRIITDYSYMVPLKIITDYSYMVPLRIITDYSYKVPLRIITDYSYMVPLRIITDYSYMVPPRIITDYSYMVPLRIITDYSYMVPLRIITDYSYKVPPRIITDYSYMVPLKIITDYSYMVPLRIITDYSYKVPLRIITDYSYMVPLRIITDYSYMVPPRIITDYSYMVPLRIITDYSYMVPLRIITDYSYKVPPRIITDYSYKVPPRIITDYSYKVPPRIITDYSYKVPLRIITDYSYMVPPRIITDYSYKVPPRIITDYSYMVPPRIITDYSYMVPPRIITDYSYMVPLRIITDYSYMVPLRIITEYSYMVPLRIITDYSYNITL; this is encoded by the exons ATGGTACCACCGAGGATCATAACTGACTACAGCTATATGGTACCACTGAAGATCATAACTGACTACAGCTATATGGTACCACTGAGGATCATAACTGACTACAGCTATAAGGTACCACTGAGGATCATAACTGACTATAGCTATATGGTACCACTGAGGATCATAACTGACTACAGCTATATGGTACCACCGAGGATCATAACTGACTACAGCTATATGGTACCACTGAGGATCATAACTGACTACAGCTATATGGTACCACTGAGGATCATAACTGACTACAGCTATAAGGTACCACCGAGGATCATAACTGACTACAGCTATATGGTACCACTGAAGATCATAACTGACTACAGCTATATGGTACCACTGAGGATCATAACTGACTACAGCTATAAGGTACCACTGAGGATCATAACTGACTATAGCTATATGGTACCACTGAGGATCATAACTGACTACAGCTATATGGTACCACCGAGGATCATAACTGACTACAGCTATATGGTACCACTGAGGATCATAACTGACTACAGCTATATGGTACCACTGAGGATCATAACTGACTACAGCTATAAGGTACCACCGAGGATCATAACTGACTACAGCTATAAGGTACCACCGAGGATCATAACTGACTACAGCTATAAGGTACCACCGAGGATCATAACTGACTACAGCTATAAGGTACCACTGAGGATCATAACTGACTACAGCTATATGGTACCACCGAGGATCATAACTGACTACAGCTATAAGGTACCACCGAGGATCATAACTGACTACAGCTATATG GTACCACCGAGGATCATAACTGACTACAGCTATATGGTACCACCGAGGATCATAACTGACTACAGCTATATGGTACCACTGAGGATCATAACTGACTACAGCTATATGGTACCACTGAGGATCATAACTGAATACAGCTATATGGTACCACTGAGGATCATAACTGACTACAGCTATAATATAACCTTATAA